A genome region from Defluviimonas aquaemixtae includes the following:
- a CDS encoding aspartate/glutamate racemase family protein: MTRRRVGILGGMGPEATILLQQRVLATVRAVDDADHIPLLIDMNPQVPSRIAHLIEGTGADPGPVLAAMARRLEAAGASALAMPCNTAHHYAPDIEAAVSIPFLNMIDLSVGRAMCHLNKGASIGILASPAVRLAGVFDAPLERAGLMALWPEDAGRMLDAIRTIKAEGPTPETRRTLEDAAEDLASRGAAHLFVACSEFSLIADALPGAVPATDTVDVLADAIHDHTFTNWS; encoded by the coding sequence GCCCGAGGCGACGATCCTGCTGCAGCAGCGGGTTCTGGCGACGGTGCGGGCGGTCGATGATGCCGACCACATACCGCTCTTGATCGACATGAACCCGCAGGTTCCCTCGCGCATCGCGCACTTGATCGAGGGCACAGGCGCGGATCCCGGTCCGGTGCTGGCGGCGATGGCGCGGCGCTTGGAAGCCGCTGGGGCGAGCGCGCTGGCGATGCCTTGCAACACCGCCCATCATTACGCCCCGGACATCGAGGCAGCCGTGTCCATTCCGTTCTTGAACATGATCGACCTGTCAGTTGGGAGGGCAATGTGCCACCTGAACAAGGGTGCCAGCATCGGCATTCTCGCCTCGCCAGCGGTGCGCCTGGCCGGCGTCTTTGACGCGCCTTTGGAAAGGGCGGGTCTCATGGCGCTCTGGCCCGAAGACGCCGGCCGGATGCTCGATGCCATCCGGACGATCAAAGCCGAAGGCCCCACGCCCGAGACTCGCCGCACACTCGAAGACGCCGCAGAAGATCTGGCCTCCAGGGGCGCGGCGCATCTGTTCGTCGCCTGTTCGGAATTCTCGCTGATCGCGGATGCTTTGCCCGGCGCCGTCCCGGCCACCGACACGGTCGATGTACTGGCCGACGCGATCCACGACCACACCTTTACGAATTGGAGTTGA
- the hisD gene encoding histidinol dehydrogenase, whose protein sequence is MAISYLKKADPRPVSENNGIRDIVAIMLNNIERDGEEAVRRYGEKLDGWTGEIVLSGADRKSACDRVPASLKDDIRFAHANILRFAEAQKATMGDCEIELIPGLIAGQRQIPVSSAGCYVPGGRYSHIASALMTITTAKVAGVPHITAVSPPRPGTGIPDAIVYAMDISGADLILNLGGVQGIAAMAQGLFGATPADILVGPGNSYVAEAKRMLFGRVGIDMFAGPTDSLIIADHTASVETVAWDLVSQAEHGADSPVWLVSTERALAESVMASVHTLIDSLPEPNASVARTAWVDRAEVILCDSRDEAASVSDHYAPEHLQVQAADLDWWLNRLTAYGSLFLGKETTVSFGDKTAGPNHVLPTSGAARYTGGLSVHKFTKTVTWQRCNEEASHQLAERTARISRMEGMEGHARAAELRQKLGAH, encoded by the coding sequence ATGGCCATCTCCTATCTGAAAAAAGCCGATCCAAGACCCGTTTCAGAGAACAACGGCATCCGCGACATCGTGGCCATCATGCTGAACAACATCGAACGCGATGGCGAAGAAGCAGTGCGCCGCTACGGCGAAAAACTGGACGGATGGACCGGCGAGATCGTCTTGTCGGGCGCCGACCGCAAGTCTGCCTGCGACCGCGTTCCCGCAAGCCTCAAGGACGACATTCGGTTCGCCCACGCCAATATCCTCCGCTTTGCCGAAGCACAAAAAGCCACGATGGGGGACTGTGAGATCGAGTTGATACCGGGCCTGATCGCGGGACAGAGGCAAATCCCGGTGTCGAGCGCGGGCTGCTACGTGCCTGGGGGGCGCTACAGTCATATCGCCAGCGCATTGATGACTATCACCACCGCCAAGGTCGCGGGCGTCCCACACATTACCGCCGTTTCGCCACCGCGCCCCGGGACAGGGATTCCCGATGCCATCGTCTATGCGATGGATATCAGTGGGGCGGATCTGATCCTGAATCTTGGCGGCGTGCAGGGCATCGCCGCCATGGCGCAAGGGCTCTTTGGCGCGACGCCCGCCGACATTCTTGTCGGCCCCGGCAATTCCTATGTGGCCGAAGCCAAACGCATGCTATTTGGCAGGGTCGGGATCGACATGTTTGCGGGCCCCACGGACTCGCTGATAATCGCGGACCACACCGCTTCGGTCGAAACCGTGGCCTGGGATCTGGTCAGCCAGGCCGAGCACGGTGCCGACAGCCCGGTCTGGCTTGTGAGTACCGAGAGGGCACTGGCCGAAAGCGTCATGGCCAGCGTGCACACGCTGATCGACAGCCTGCCCGAACCCAATGCTTCGGTTGCGCGTACCGCTTGGGTGGACCGCGCAGAGGTGATCCTGTGTGACAGCCGTGACGAAGCTGCAAGCGTGTCCGACCACTATGCCCCCGAACACCTTCAGGTACAGGCCGCCGATCTCGACTGGTGGCTGAACCGTCTCACGGCCTATGGATCCTTGTTCCTGGGCAAGGAAACGACCGTATCATTCGGCGACAAGACCGCTGGCCCAAACCACGTCCTGCCGACCAGCGGCGCCGCGCGCTATACTGGCGGCCTGTCGGTGCACAAATTCACAAAGACCGTCACCTGGCAACGCTGCAATGAAGAGGCGTCCCACCAGTTGGCCGAGCGGACTGCACGGATAAGCCGGATGGAGGGAATGGAGGGCCACGCGCGCGCTGCAGAACTGCGGCAGAAACTCGGCGCTCACTAG
- a CDS encoding fatty acid desaturase produces MFDHSESSRHEPETRAAREWVKVLSDYRESSSLRSTFELAVTAGPFVLLWALAWWSLSYSYWLTLTISMFNAAFLLRLFAIQHDCGHGAFYENRTVSDWLGRVIGVLTLTPYDVWRRTHSMHHSTSGNLGRRGMGDIHTLTVAEYRALTPLNRLLYRLYRHPVVLFGLGPGYLFFIQNRLPLGLMAKARYWASAMCTNAAILVGLTLILYFGGLMPILLIFLPSTLLAATAGVWLFYVQHQFETTHWEAEEDWQLHDAALKGSSHYVLPTVLQWLSANIGIHHVHHLHSRIPFYRLPEVLRDHAVLASGNRMTIRESILSARLHLWDEESKRLLSFSQAKDRYR; encoded by the coding sequence ATGTTCGATCATTCCGAATCGTCGCGGCACGAGCCCGAAACGCGGGCCGCTAGAGAGTGGGTCAAGGTACTTTCAGACTACCGCGAGTCTAGTTCGCTGCGCAGCACGTTCGAGCTTGCAGTCACCGCGGGGCCCTTCGTTCTTCTGTGGGCTCTGGCATGGTGGTCGCTGTCCTACAGCTACTGGCTGACCTTGACGATCTCCATGTTCAATGCGGCCTTCCTGTTGCGGTTGTTCGCCATCCAGCACGATTGCGGCCATGGGGCGTTCTATGAAAACCGGACCGTGAGTGATTGGCTCGGACGGGTGATCGGCGTGCTTACGTTGACCCCCTATGACGTCTGGCGGCGCACCCATTCCATGCACCACAGCACGTCTGGAAATCTCGGGCGACGCGGCATGGGCGATATCCACACGCTGACAGTCGCGGAGTACCGCGCGCTGACACCGCTCAACCGCTTATTGTACAGGCTTTATCGCCACCCCGTTGTTCTGTTCGGTCTGGGGCCGGGATATCTCTTTTTCATCCAGAACCGATTGCCCTTGGGGCTGATGGCCAAGGCCAGATACTGGGCCAGCGCAATGTGCACGAACGCCGCGATCCTCGTGGGGTTGACCCTCATCCTGTACTTCGGCGGCCTGATGCCGATCTTGTTGATTTTTCTGCCATCGACACTTCTTGCTGCAACGGCGGGGGTCTGGCTGTTCTATGTGCAGCATCAATTCGAGACCACGCATTGGGAAGCTGAGGAAGACTGGCAACTGCATGATGCAGCCCTGAAGGGAAGCTCGCACTACGTGCTGCCGACTGTGCTGCAGTGGCTGAGCGCCAACATCGGAATCCACCATGTGCATCACCTTCACAGCCGTATCCCGTTCTATAGATTACCTGAAGTGCTGCGCGATCACGCGGTCCTGGCCAGCGGCAATCGAATGACGATCCGAGAAAGCATACTTAGCGCCCGGCTGCATCTGTGGGACGAAGAGTCCAAA